From the genome of Anopheles moucheti chromosome 3, idAnoMoucSN_F20_07, whole genome shotgun sequence, one region includes:
- the LOC128303153 gene encoding nucleoporin seh1: MFETQIIHTEHKDVIHDVAYDYYGQRMATCSSDQYVKVWDQNEQGVWSVTSSWKSHSGSVWRLSWAHPEFGQVLATSSFDRTVSVWEETVGEKTNPAMPPLKRWVRRTNLVDSRTSVTDVKFAPKSQGLMLAACSADGVIRIYEAPDIMNLSQWTLSHEISVKIPLSCLTWNPSMFRLHPAMIAAGSDDSSQSTGGKVFIFEYSENARRWAKTETINSITEPVHDIAFAPNVGRSYHILAVASKDVQIFNLKPILDPTANSRLEIQPAAQFGDHYCTVWRVTWNITGTMLASTGDDGCVRMWKMNYLKNWRCAAVLKAENSESAPETSVTASLKSSIVNATAKYYKRGTISHPGQVPRH, encoded by the exons ATGTTTGAAACGCAAATCATCCACACCGAACATAAAGACGTAATCCACGATGTGGCGTACGATTACTACGGGCAACGCATGGCAACCTGCAGCAGCGACCAGTACGTGAAG GTATGGGATCAAAACGAGCAGGGCGTGTGGAGTGTAACGTCTagctggaaatcacattccggGTCGGTTTGGCGTTTGTCATGGGCACACCCGGAATTTGGACAGGTACTGGCAACCAGCTCGTTCGACCGTACCGTCTCGGTTTGGGAGGAAACGGTGGGAGAAAAGACCAACCCGGCCATGCCGCCGCTTAAGCGCTGGGTACGTCGTACCAATTTGGTTGATTCCCGGACGAGTGTGACGGATGTGAAGTTTGCACCAAAATCGCAAGGCCTAATGCTAGCTGCATGCTCAGCGGATGGCGTTATCCGCATCTACGAAGCACCGGACATCATGAACCTGTCGCAGTGGACGTTATCGCACGAGATTAGCGTAAAGATTCCGCTCAGCTGTCTTACGTGGAATCCGTCCATGTTTCGGCTGCATCCCGCAATGATTGCTGCAGGAAGTGATGATTCGTCGCAAAGTACCGGTGGCAAGGTGTTCATATTTGAATACAGTGAGAATGCAAGGCGCTGGGCGAAAACTGAGACGATAAATTCCATCACTGAACCGGTGCATGATATAGCGTTCGCACCGAATGTGGGGCGCAGTTATCACATTTTGGCCGTCGCCAGTAAGGATGTTCAGATATTCAACCTTAAACCAATTCT CGATCCGACGGCTAACTCGAGACTGGAAATACAACCGGCGGCTCAGTTTGGCGACCATTACTGCACTGTATGGCGCGTAACATGGAACATCACGGGGACGATGCTAGCCTCGACTGGTGATGATGGATGTGTTCGAATGTGGAAAA tgaattatttaaagaatTGGCGCTGTGCCGCGGTGCTTAAGGCGGAAAACTCCGAATCGGCTCCGGAAACATCGGTAACTGCTTCGCTAAAGTCTAGTATAGTGAATGCAACGGCTAAATATTACAAGAGAGGCACAATCAGCCATCCGGGGCAAGTACCACGACATTAG